From Komagataeibacter medellinensis NBRC 3288, the proteins below share one genomic window:
- a CDS encoding conjugal transfer protein TraD, with protein sequence MRDWAKARRERTHHLIEVGGLVQKAGLVDLTDDDRATLLGAFLDIAGQLRGGNEITPDNLKTRWRRAGLHAFDRDREHDRAADGNNHD encoded by the coding sequence ATGCGCGATTGGGCGAAGGCGCGACGGGAACGCACCCATCATCTGATCGAAGTGGGCGGTTTGGTCCAGAAGGCAGGACTAGTCGATTTGACCGATGATGACCGCGCTACCCTGCTCGGAGCCTTTCTGGATATTGCGGGGCAGCTTCGGGGTGGTAATGAGATTACTCCAGACAACCTGAAAACACGCTGGAGGCGTGCGGGGCTTCATGCCTTCGACAGGGACCGGGAACATGACAGGGCAGCAGACGGAAACAACCATGACTGA
- a CDS encoding conjugal transfer protein TraD, with translation MSDAVLGCVIEYGTDQQNRGSKMRRPRDIDAELKALQEKAKQLKAQRTIQLGELVEATGADTLSIEALAGVLLAAIEQADGKPEAVARWTERGTAFFQGGAKKGVRKGTGNDQNGASHT, from the coding sequence ATGAGTGACGCGGTTCTCGGCTGTGTGATAGAGTATGGCACAGACCAGCAGAACAGGGGATCAAAAATGCGCAGGCCACGGGACATTGATGCGGAACTGAAGGCGCTTCAGGAAAAGGCGAAGCAGCTTAAGGCGCAAAGAACCATCCAGCTCGGTGAACTGGTCGAGGCGACGGGAGCCGATACCCTGTCGATCGAGGCGCTGGCCGGTGTACTCCTTGCGGCTATCGAGCAGGCGGACGGCAAACCCGAAGCCGTCGCGAGGTGGACCGAACGGGGGACGGCGTTCTTTCAGGGAGGGGCAAAAAAGGGTGTCCGGAAAGGAACCGGAAACGATCAGAATGGAGCTTCTCACACTTGA
- a CDS encoding type II toxin-antitoxin system VapB family antitoxin produces MRTNIIIDDTLMTDALKASGVKTKKEAVELGLRTLIKLNQQRQLRSMKGRLEWRGDLDAMRSDV; encoded by the coding sequence ATGCGAACCAACATCATTATTGACGATACCCTCATGACAGATGCGCTGAAGGCGTCTGGCGTCAAAACCAAGAAAGAAGCCGTCGAACTCGGATTGCGGACGCTGATCAAGTTGAATCAGCAGCGGCAACTGCGTTCCATGAAGGGCAGGCTGGAGTGGCGGGGTGATCTCGACGCCATGCGTTCCGACGTATGA
- the traA gene encoding Ti-type conjugative transfer relaxase TraA, producing the protein MAIYHLHAKVISRATGRSAVAAAAYRAASRLHDVRLDRDHDFSNKSGVVHSEILLPDGAPERFLDRATLWNEVEAIEKRKDAQLAREVEFSIPREMTQAQGIALARDFVREQFVERGIVADLNVHWDIGEDGQAKPHAHVMLSTRFVDEKGFGAKERSWNDKELLLTWRGRWASLANERLAELDLDVRIDHRSFVAQGIDLEPQNKIGPAGMRREERGEDAERVADHLEIARRNGERLLAEPHVALEALTRQQSTFTRQDLARFVDRHTADAAQFSAVMVRVEACPELVALGKDGHGRERFSTRAMIGVEQRLEEASLAMGQSQGHAVPLAVRQAAMQRSGLGEEQALAVGEVTKSRDLSVVVGYAGTGKSTMLGVARAAWEEAGYRVRGAALSGIAAEGLEAGSGIESRTLASLERAWERGFDLLERGDVLVVDEAGMVGSRQMERVLSVAREAGAKVVLVGDPEQLQAIEAGGAFRAVAERVGSVEITTVRRQREGWQQAATKELATGRTDRALGRYEAAGLVRGHDTLEEARAGVVAGWEEARQAAPEDSQIMLAHRRVDVRALNEAAREIRREAGELDADVELSVMTVQGERRFAHEDRVYFLRNDRDLGVKNGTLGTVRGLYGMDEDRIMLSVQLDGPDGVGTGRIVSVRMWEYDALDHGYAATIHKAQGVTVDRAHVLATGSMDRHGAYVALSRHRGSVSVHWGRDDVGDRDGLVRRLSRERLKDTTLDYPHVRDRDAGFARRRGLHVPESEIVVEREKAASGPRQDRQAEGVPMPEPASAQQKRGMFDGLDLSVRSGRRTAEKDVSAGMDAGAGKGESGVEREAPVSPFAGLRLPRVRREQVPAGMDGLVPGSDPLHQAVERYARAWVDAERMVRQELPVLEHQKKALFEAGRDLERVRRGGEADLRAALKHQPEIRQALYGLEGPARARKLLEGLEHEDRVRKSPDLRAARFVKAWDGLSREQQGVALKELKRDAQLESILREKSRELGIRKGSTLDHGLHPHQREQALSRSRSRGMDMGM; encoded by the coding sequence ATGGCGATCTATCACCTGCATGCAAAGGTCATCAGCCGTGCCACCGGCCGTAGCGCCGTAGCGGCGGCAGCCTATCGCGCAGCGTCCCGCCTGCATGATGTGCGGCTGGATCGCGACCATGACTTTTCCAACAAGAGCGGCGTGGTGCATTCCGAGATCCTGCTGCCCGATGGCGCGCCGGAACGGTTTCTTGATCGTGCGACCCTATGGAACGAGGTCGAGGCGATCGAGAAGCGCAAGGATGCCCAGCTTGCCCGCGAGGTGGAGTTTTCAATCCCGCGCGAAATGACCCAGGCGCAGGGGATCGCACTGGCACGGGATTTCGTGCGGGAGCAGTTCGTGGAACGCGGCATAGTTGCCGATCTCAATGTGCATTGGGATATTGGTGAGGACGGTCAGGCGAAGCCCCATGCGCATGTGATGCTGTCCACGCGGTTTGTGGACGAGAAGGGGTTCGGCGCGAAAGAACGCTCGTGGAATGACAAAGAACTCCTGCTGACATGGCGGGGGCGATGGGCGTCGCTCGCCAATGAACGGCTGGCTGAACTGGACCTGGATGTGCGGATCGATCATCGGTCGTTCGTGGCACAGGGGATCGATCTTGAGCCGCAGAACAAGATCGGTCCGGCCGGCATGCGTCGGGAAGAGCGGGGCGAGGACGCGGAGCGGGTCGCTGACCATCTGGAGATCGCGCGACGCAATGGCGAGAGGTTGCTGGCCGAGCCGCATGTGGCGCTGGAGGCGCTGACCCGACAGCAGAGCACATTCACCCGTCAGGACCTGGCGCGGTTCGTGGACCGGCATACGGCGGATGCCGCGCAGTTCAGTGCTGTCATGGTTCGGGTGGAGGCATGTCCGGAGCTGGTCGCGCTCGGGAAAGACGGGCACGGGCGGGAGCGGTTCTCCACGCGCGCGATGATCGGGGTCGAGCAGCGTCTGGAAGAAGCATCGCTCGCGATGGGGCAGTCCCAGGGGCATGCGGTGCCGCTGGCGGTCCGTCAGGCCGCGATGCAGCGTTCCGGGCTCGGGGAGGAGCAGGCGCTGGCGGTGGGCGAGGTCACGAAGTCCCGCGACCTGTCCGTGGTGGTCGGGTATGCCGGGACGGGGAAGAGCACCATGCTGGGTGTGGCCCGTGCGGCATGGGAAGAGGCCGGGTATCGGGTGCGCGGGGCGGCGCTGTCGGGGATCGCGGCGGAAGGGCTGGAAGCGGGGTCCGGGATTGAGAGCCGGACGCTGGCGTCCCTGGAGCGGGCGTGGGAGCGTGGGTTCGACCTGCTGGAGCGCGGGGACGTGTTGGTGGTGGACGAGGCCGGCATGGTGGGGTCACGGCAGATGGAGCGGGTTCTGTCTGTCGCCCGCGAAGCCGGGGCCAAGGTGGTGCTGGTGGGTGATCCCGAGCAGTTGCAGGCGATCGAGGCCGGTGGTGCGTTCCGGGCGGTGGCCGAGCGGGTCGGGTCGGTGGAAATCACCACCGTACGCCGGCAGCGTGAAGGCTGGCAGCAGGCGGCTACGAAGGAGCTTGCGACCGGGCGGACGGATAGGGCGCTGGGACGCTATGAGGCGGCTGGCCTGGTGCGCGGACATGACACGCTGGAAGAGGCGCGCGCCGGGGTGGTGGCCGGGTGGGAGGAAGCCCGGCAGGCCGCGCCAGAAGACAGCCAGATCATGCTGGCGCATCGGCGTGTCGATGTGCGGGCGCTGAACGAGGCGGCACGCGAGATCCGGCGGGAGGCGGGTGAGCTGGACGCTGATGTCGAACTGTCGGTGATGACGGTTCAGGGGGAGAGGCGTTTTGCGCATGAGGACAGGGTGTATTTCCTGCGTAATGATCGGGACCTGGGGGTGAAGAACGGCACGCTGGGCACGGTGCGTGGGCTGTATGGCATGGATGAGGATCGGATCATGCTTTCTGTGCAGCTTGATGGTCCTGATGGCGTTGGGACTGGCCGGATCGTGTCCGTGCGGATGTGGGAGTATGACGCGCTGGATCATGGCTATGCCGCCACCATCCACAAAGCGCAGGGTGTGACGGTGGACCGGGCGCATGTGCTGGCGACGGGGAGCATGGACCGGCATGGGGCCTATGTGGCGCTGTCGCGCCATCGGGGGAGCGTGTCTGTCCATTGGGGTCGTGATGATGTGGGCGACCGGGACGGGCTGGTGCGGCGACTGTCGCGCGAGCGGCTGAAGGACACCACGCTGGATTACCCGCATGTCCGGGATCGGGATGCCGGGTTTGCGCGTCGGCGCGGGCTGCATGTCCCCGAGAGCGAGATCGTGGTGGAGCGTGAGAAGGCCGCCTCTGGCCCCCGGCAGGACAGGCAGGCCGAAGGTGTGCCTATGCCAGAGCCTGCGTCGGCACAGCAAAAACGCGGGATGTTCGATGGACTGGACCTGTCCGTGCGGTCTGGTCGTCGCACAGCGGAAAAAGACGTGTCAGCCGGGATGGATGCCGGGGCCGGTAAGGGGGAGAGTGGGGTTGAGCGTGAGGCTCCTGTCTCTCCCTTTGCGGGATTGAGGCTGCCCCGTGTGCGGCGTGAGCAGGTGCCGGCGGGGATGGACGGGTTGGTGCCGGGGAGTGACCCGCTGCATCAGGCGGTGGAGCGGTATGCGCGGGCCTGGGTGGATGCCGAGCGCATGGTTCGGCAGGAGCTGCCGGTGCTGGAGCATCAGAAGAAGGCGCTGTTTGAAGCCGGTCGGGATCTGGAGCGGGTCCGGCGTGGCGGTGAGGCGGATCTGAGGGCTGCGCTGAAGCATCAGCCGGAGATCCGGCAGGCGCTATATGGTCTGGAAGGTCCGGCACGGGCGCGCAAATTGCTCGAGGGGCTGGAGCATGAGGACAGGGTGCGGAAGAGTCCGGATCTGCGGGCAGCGCGGTTTGTGAAGGCCTGGGACGGGCTGAGCCGGGAGCAGCAGGGTGTGGCGCTGAAAGAGCTGAAGCGGGATGCGCAGCTTGAGTCCATTCTGCGGGAGAAAAGCCGCGAGCTGGGCATCCGGAAGGGATCGACGCTTGATCACGGGTTGCATCCCCATCAGCGGGAGCAGGCCCTCTCACGCTCCAGGTCGCGCGGTATGGATATGGGGATGTAA
- a CDS encoding recombinase family protein: protein MTHTLIGYARCSTDKQDLAVQQQELLKLGVAADRIYTDKGFTGTNRERPGLDQALAAVRSGDTLVVPKLDRLARSVPDARAIGDSLTARGVKLQLGSSIHDPSDPMGRLFFNILATFAEFEADLIRMRTREGMAVARAKGKLRGKKPKLSDRQQKELRRMYDTGDYSISDLAEVFSISRPTVYRALSRTASTFLLGSL, encoded by the coding sequence ATGACGCACACATTGATCGGCTATGCCCGATGCTCGACGGACAAACAGGACCTCGCGGTCCAGCAGCAGGAACTTCTCAAACTCGGTGTCGCTGCCGATCGCATCTACACGGACAAAGGCTTTACTGGCACGAACCGGGAGCGACCCGGCCTTGATCAAGCCCTTGCGGCTGTTCGCAGTGGCGATACTTTGGTCGTGCCAAAGCTTGATCGGCTGGCCCGATCTGTCCCTGACGCGCGAGCCATTGGCGATAGTCTGACAGCCCGTGGTGTGAAGCTTCAACTTGGGAGCAGCATTCACGATCCGTCAGATCCGATGGGTAGACTGTTTTTCAACATCTTGGCGACTTTCGCGGAGTTTGAAGCCGATCTGATCCGGATGCGCACCCGCGAAGGCATGGCGGTCGCCCGCGCCAAAGGCAAGCTACGCGGGAAAAAACCTAAGCTCTCTGACCGGCAGCAGAAGGAGCTTCGCCGGATGTATGATACCGGCGATTACTCCATCAGCGATCTAGCCGAAGTCTTTTCCATCTCTCGTCCGACAGTCTATCGAGCTCTCAGCAGAACAGCCTCAACGTTCTTGTTGGGTTCACTCTAA
- a CDS encoding Txe/YoeB family addiction module toxin produces the protein MKVIFHEDGWEDYLSWFQSDNAVLEKINALIEDVRRHPFQGIGKPEPLKGQLSGWWSRRITGEHRLVYRVQGRAGEDQRIEIAQCRFHY, from the coding sequence GTGAAAGTCATTTTTCATGAAGATGGCTGGGAGGATTATCTTTCGTGGTTTCAGTCAGACAATGCGGTTCTTGAGAAGATCAATGCCCTGATCGAGGATGTGCGTCGGCATCCGTTTCAGGGGATAGGGAAGCCGGAACCCCTGAAGGGGCAGCTTTCTGGGTGGTGGTCCCGACGGATTACGGGAGAACATCGTCTGGTCTACCGGGTTCAGGGGCGCGCGGGAGAGGATCAGCGAATCGAGATTGCCCAGTGCCGGTTTCATTACTGA
- a CDS encoding Ros/MucR family transcriptional regulator produces MTDHETRSSETDTLRELTTRIVAAYVSSNTVPVDTLPDLIATVFQGLGSLEQTTIETPDLVPAVPVKKSVFPDYIICLEDGKKLKVLKRHLQSAYGMTPKQYREKWGLPESYPMTAPSYAARRSALAQENGLGRAARTAPDVIAPTAEDQVPVTHVPEKKRGRRPKLA; encoded by the coding sequence ATGACTGACCACGAAACACGATCATCCGAAACGGACACACTGCGGGAACTGACAACCCGTATTGTTGCAGCCTATGTCAGCAGTAATACGGTTCCGGTGGACACTCTGCCTGACCTCATTGCCACGGTGTTTCAGGGGCTTGGCAGCCTGGAACAGACGACGATCGAAACACCGGATCTGGTGCCGGCCGTGCCTGTAAAAAAATCGGTCTTTCCGGATTACATCATCTGCCTGGAGGACGGGAAAAAGCTGAAGGTGCTCAAGCGTCATCTCCAGTCCGCCTATGGCATGACGCCAAAACAGTATCGGGAGAAGTGGGGCCTCCCGGAAAGCTACCCGATGACCGCCCCATCTTACGCAGCCCGACGCTCTGCCCTGGCACAGGAGAACGGACTGGGGCGGGCAGCCAGGACCGCACCTGATGTTATAGCCCCCACGGCTGAAGATCAGGTGCCGGTCACGCATGTACCGGAAAAAAAACGTGGACGCAGGCCAAAACTGGCCTGA
- a CDS encoding BrnA antitoxin family protein, translated as MSYKNRSMPSLHSDEAAEDFVATADLTQYDLSGFKPMRFEIEPKAAALNMRLPASLLDAVKARAKAKGIPYTRYVRMLLETDVAQTR; from the coding sequence ATGAGCTACAAAAATAGGTCCATGCCCTCGCTGCACAGTGACGAAGCGGCCGAGGATTTCGTCGCGACCGCCGATCTAACCCAATATGATCTGTCCGGTTTCAAACCCATGCGCTTTGAGATCGAACCCAAGGCGGCTGCCCTCAACATGCGCCTGCCAGCGTCCCTGCTGGACGCCGTGAAAGCCAGGGCGAAGGCAAAGGGCATCCCTTACACGCGCTATGTCCGGATGCTGCTGGAAACCGATGTCGCACAGACGCGGTAA
- the istB gene encoding IS21-like element helper ATPase IstB, giving the protein MMSVTERIRQSLLALHMARALETLDHTLGRLEKGEISAIEAIDDLLAEELNLREGRRISVALRTARLMPIKTIESFDFSFQPSLDRHRITALAQLEFINRAEVLHFLGPPGTGKSHLATAIGVAAVRAGRSVYRCSLAELLEALTRAEREGRLAEKIRFYTRASLLIVDEIGYLPITPGGANLFFQLVNARYEKGAMILTSNRGFAEWGEVFGDPVVATALLDRLLHHAVVVHIEGASYRLRQHADLIPEHTRAHANLMPPAAPKRRGRPPKHGAIDHLNG; this is encoded by the coding sequence ATGATGTCTGTCACCGAACGCATCCGACAAAGCCTGCTGGCTCTCCATATGGCACGCGCCCTCGAAACGCTTGATCACACGCTGGGCAGGCTGGAAAAGGGCGAGATCAGCGCCATCGAGGCCATCGACGATCTGCTGGCCGAAGAACTGAACCTGCGCGAGGGACGGCGCATCAGCGTAGCACTGCGCACCGCCCGCCTCATGCCGATCAAAACTATCGAGAGCTTCGACTTCTCGTTCCAGCCTTCACTCGACAGGCATCGCATCACCGCGCTGGCCCAGCTCGAGTTCATCAATCGGGCCGAGGTGTTGCATTTTCTGGGCCCGCCAGGCACCGGAAAATCCCATCTGGCCACAGCCATCGGCGTGGCCGCCGTCAGGGCCGGACGCAGCGTCTATCGCTGCTCTCTGGCAGAACTGCTCGAGGCGCTCACCAGAGCCGAACGCGAGGGGCGTCTGGCCGAGAAAATTCGCTTCTACACGCGGGCTTCGCTGCTGATCGTCGATGAAATTGGCTACCTGCCAATCACGCCAGGTGGTGCCAACCTCTTCTTCCAGCTGGTCAATGCCCGCTACGAAAAGGGAGCGATGATCCTGACCTCCAATCGCGGTTTTGCCGAGTGGGGCGAGGTCTTCGGCGACCCGGTCGTCGCCACCGCGCTGCTCGACCGGCTACTTCACCATGCTGTCGTCGTCCACATCGAAGGTGCCAGCTATCGCCTGCGCCAGCATGCCGATCTGATCCCCGAGCATACACGGGCCCACGCCAATCTGATGCCACCGGCAGCGCCAAAGCGCCGCGGTAGGCCCCCAAAGCATGGAGCTATCGATCACCTCAATGGCTGA
- a CDS encoding type II toxin-antitoxin system Phd/YefM family antitoxin: MTYVSYTDLRQNLAHYLDEAVNSRAPIVVTRKTGKGSVVLMSEEEFSGWQETVHLLSSPRNAERLLRSIRDIEHGAATEHDLLEPQGEPSA; this comes from the coding sequence ATGACCTATGTTTCCTATACCGACCTGCGCCAGAACCTGGCGCATTATCTGGACGAAGCAGTGAACAGCCGTGCGCCGATTGTCGTGACCCGCAAGACCGGGAAAGGCAGTGTCGTGCTGATGTCGGAAGAAGAATTCTCCGGCTGGCAGGAAACCGTGCATCTCCTGAGCAGCCCACGCAACGCGGAGAGGCTGTTGCGGAGCATTCGTGACATCGAGCACGGGGCGGCAACCGAGCATGATCTTCTGGAGCCTCAGGGTGAACCGTCAGCGTGA
- a CDS encoding Fic family protein: MLTPTYLIRPLPPQTDIETVPVLRALVAANKALAELKGRAATIPNQGILIDTLALQEAKASSEIENIVTTQDELFQADLFPEGPDSVAAKEVALYRDALHLGFQQLKETDGLILNKGLIAIFQRLKKREDGFRNTPGTALKNERTGEVVFVPPQDGREIIGHMSDLERFVNDDGLCDLDPLIKMALIHHQFESIHPFPDGNGRVGRILNVLYLTRTGLLDIPILYLSRYITRHKDEYYRLLQKARDEGAWEAWILYMLRAVAETSRITLELIEGMRAQMATMKQRMRTELPKIYSQELLNNLFRHPYTKIEYVQTDLNIARQTAGKYLDQLSEKGLLSKHRSGRSNYYINAPLVRLFLEVSGGA, translated from the coding sequence ATGTTAACGCCAACCTACCTTATTCGACCTTTGCCGCCTCAGACGGACATAGAAACGGTTCCGGTTCTCAGGGCGCTGGTCGCGGCTAATAAGGCTCTGGCGGAACTGAAGGGGCGGGCGGCAACTATTCCCAATCAGGGGATCCTGATTGATACGCTGGCTTTGCAGGAAGCCAAGGCGTCCTCGGAAATCGAGAATATCGTCACCACCCAGGATGAGCTCTTTCAGGCCGATCTGTTTCCTGAGGGGCCGGACTCAGTGGCGGCCAAGGAGGTCGCCCTGTATCGCGATGCGCTGCATCTTGGGTTTCAGCAGCTGAAGGAAACCGACGGGTTGATCCTGAACAAGGGGCTGATCGCGATTTTCCAGAGGCTCAAGAAGCGGGAAGATGGGTTTCGAAACACCCCGGGAACGGCCTTGAAGAACGAGCGCACGGGGGAAGTGGTTTTTGTGCCGCCGCAGGACGGGCGGGAGATTATCGGGCATATGTCGGATCTGGAGCGGTTCGTGAATGATGACGGGCTCTGTGATCTGGATCCGCTCATCAAGATGGCCCTGATCCACCATCAGTTTGAGAGCATCCATCCTTTCCCCGATGGGAATGGCCGCGTCGGGCGGATCCTGAACGTGTTATATCTGACCCGGACCGGCCTTCTGGATATCCCGATCCTCTACCTGTCGCGCTACATCACACGGCACAAGGATGAATATTATCGTCTGTTGCAGAAGGCGCGGGATGAAGGCGCATGGGAAGCGTGGATCCTCTACATGCTGCGTGCCGTGGCCGAGACATCCAGGATCACTCTGGAGCTGATTGAAGGCATGCGGGCGCAGATGGCCACCATGAAGCAGCGGATGCGCACGGAACTGCCCAAAATTTACAGCCAGGAGTTGCTAAATAACCTGTTCCGACACCCTTACACGAAAATCGAGTATGTCCAGACAGATCTGAACATCGCGCGTCAGACGGCAGGGAAGTATCTCGACCAGCTCTCAGAGAAAGGTTTGCTGTCCAAGCACCGTTCAGGGCGGAGCAATTATTATATCAACGCACCTCTGGTCCGCCTCTTCCTGGAGGTGTCAGGTGGCGCATGA
- a CDS encoding DUF6118 family protein, protein MSETDPAERAFADLCAEMTVLRRSVEALPQAWRDNRPPDYTEDLARVVKAMNAVGARMEAIEANPTLKMTPQAYGQGIRQAGISASQEMQAAFQKAIGEVQGERRVLANIIGQSRQQDRQNWWLLGVGLACLVVGIGLSPVLAYLLPSSIGTRVASFIVGEKDRWNSGAMMMAVSNPEGWQRVREDSQLVEANRDRIAACQKAASGQEKTQKPCVIIVSAEQE, encoded by the coding sequence ATGAGTGAGACAGATCCGGCTGAGCGCGCATTTGCCGATCTGTGCGCTGAAATGACGGTGCTCCGGCGCAGCGTGGAAGCGTTGCCGCAGGCATGGCGGGACAATCGGCCTCCGGATTACACAGAGGATCTGGCCCGTGTCGTGAAGGCTATGAATGCAGTCGGTGCACGAATGGAGGCGATTGAGGCCAATCCGACGCTGAAGATGACGCCCCAGGCGTATGGGCAAGGGATTCGTCAGGCCGGGATTTCTGCCAGTCAGGAGATGCAGGCAGCGTTTCAGAAAGCGATAGGTGAGGTTCAGGGGGAACGTCGGGTTCTTGCCAATATCATTGGTCAGTCCCGTCAGCAGGATCGTCAGAACTGGTGGCTGTTAGGGGTGGGTCTTGCATGTCTTGTTGTAGGGATCGGGTTATCGCCTGTGCTGGCGTATCTCCTGCCTTCTTCTATCGGGACGCGGGTGGCATCCTTTATTGTCGGGGAGAAAGATCGCTGGAACTCTGGGGCCATGATGATGGCAGTCAGCAATCCTGAAGGCTGGCAACGTGTACGTGAGGACAGCCAGCTGGTTGAGGCCAACAGAGACAGGATCGCAGCCTGCCAGAAAGCGGCATCGGGTCAGGAAAAAACTCAGAAACCCTGTGTCATCATTGTTTCGGCAGAGCAGGAATAG
- the istA gene encoding IS21 family transposase — protein sequence MIGLREVVLIQELKRQGLSISAIARQTGLDRKTVKKYLANGLETPAYAPRKPVASAAEPYRTYLLERMASYPGLSSRRLHREIRDMGYDGAYSSLTEYLRQIRPPLPRPYERRFETGAGVQAQVDFAEFQTVFTGEPGIVRKVWLFSMVLGHSRWLWGRFCPNQGLETVMRCHIAAFEAMAGCCTEILYDRMKTAVIGEDDAGVVTYNASLVALLAHYGSAPRACQPYRAKTKGKVERPFRYIRQDFFLGRSFHDLDDLNAQFDVWRADIANARAHATTGRIVQEHFAQEQPHLHPLPALRYDAVLSVERRISREGMVAVAGNYYSVPDTARRRVVEIQHHTHEVLIFEEGKLIARHPVLEGKNRKRIEPGHRKAPPVQHAEMLPTTPAVPILQRPLAFYGAVGERLANINAKGTA from the coding sequence GTGATAGGACTCAGGGAGGTCGTTTTGATCCAGGAACTCAAAAGACAGGGGCTCAGCATCAGCGCCATCGCGCGCCAGACAGGGCTCGATCGCAAGACAGTGAAGAAGTATCTGGCCAATGGGCTGGAGACTCCAGCCTATGCACCGCGTAAACCGGTGGCCAGCGCAGCAGAACCTTATCGAACCTATCTGTTGGAGCGGATGGCAAGTTATCCCGGACTTTCATCGCGCAGGCTGCATCGTGAAATTCGCGACATGGGATATGACGGTGCCTATTCATCGCTGACGGAATATCTCCGGCAAATCCGCCCCCCGCTGCCCAGGCCTTATGAGCGGCGCTTCGAGACCGGAGCCGGCGTTCAGGCGCAGGTCGATTTTGCGGAATTCCAGACAGTCTTCACCGGCGAGCCAGGCATCGTGCGCAAGGTCTGGTTGTTCAGCATGGTGCTGGGGCACAGTCGCTGGCTGTGGGGACGTTTCTGCCCGAACCAGGGTCTGGAAACAGTGATGCGTTGCCACATCGCCGCCTTCGAGGCGATGGCGGGCTGCTGCACGGAAATTCTCTACGATCGCATGAAGACCGCTGTCATCGGTGAGGATGATGCGGGCGTGGTGACCTACAATGCCTCGCTGGTGGCGCTTCTGGCCCATTATGGCAGCGCCCCCAGAGCCTGCCAGCCCTATCGCGCCAAGACCAAGGGCAAGGTCGAGCGACCCTTCCGCTACATCCGTCAGGACTTCTTCCTTGGCCGCAGCTTCCATGATCTCGATGACCTCAACGCCCAGTTCGACGTCTGGCGCGCGGATATCGCCAACGCGCGGGCACATGCCACCACCGGGCGGATCGTGCAGGAGCATTTTGCACAGGAGCAGCCCCATCTGCATCCATTGCCTGCCCTGCGCTACGATGCTGTTCTGAGCGTCGAGCGGCGGATCAGCCGCGAGGGGATGGTGGCGGTGGCCGGCAATTATTACAGTGTGCCTGACACTGCCCGCCGTCGCGTGGTCGAGATCCAGCACCATACACATGAAGTCCTGATCTTCGAGGAAGGGAAACTCATCGCCCGGCATCCCGTGCTGGAAGGCAAAAACCGTAAGCGGATCGAGCCAGGCCACCGCAAGGCCCCACCGGTTCAACACGCCGAGATGTTGCCGACGACACCGGCGGTGCCGATCCTCCAGCGTCCTCTGGCTTTCTACGGCGCGGTGGGTGAACGCCTGGCCAACATCAATGCCAAAGGGACCGCATGA
- the vapC gene encoding type II toxin-antitoxin system VapC family toxin translates to MILVDSSVWIDFFRGTVTPQVEVLDRLLGEEPVAIGDLMMTEVLQGFANERDFNKARRMLGALDLVEIGGRDVMIEAARYFRDLRARGITIRKTIDTLIATRCIVSGYRLLYSDRDFDPFVTHLGLERVV, encoded by the coding sequence ATGATTCTGGTCGATTCATCGGTCTGGATCGATTTTTTCCGAGGTACGGTTACGCCACAGGTTGAGGTTCTGGACCGGCTTCTGGGAGAAGAACCTGTCGCCATTGGGGATCTGATGATGACGGAAGTTCTTCAGGGATTTGCGAATGAGCGGGATTTCAACAAGGCACGGCGGATGCTTGGTGCCCTGGATCTGGTAGAGATCGGGGGACGTGATGTCATGATCGAGGCGGCACGATATTTTCGTGATCTGCGCGCCAGAGGCATCACCATTCGGAAGACCATTGATACCCTGATTGCCACACGATGCATCGTAAGCGGGTATCGGCTTCTTTACAGTGACCGGGACTTTGACCCGTTTGTGACACATCTGGGGCTGGAACGGGTTGTCTGA